The following are from one region of the Terriglobia bacterium genome:
- a CDS encoding aminotransferase class I/II-fold pyridoxal phosphate-dependent enzyme: MAAICRFGMRVVPNTSEIIAECRNKKQLVQGPHIAEFEHEFLRVLGGRGHVRAVSTEYGRMALYFILKALDIPAGSEIIVPALTFWVVPEITRAVGLKPVFADIDPHTFTMDPKAAERAITPNTRAILPTHLYGMSCDMAPLMELAKKHNLKVIEDCAHSLGATYNGRPVGTSGDGSFFSFQGFKPLNTYGGGLAWVRDADIAKKVWEFAEAEEWPAGKRIEGILRTGWWQHTFIRPRVFTFSVFPVWYAASFTGSKPEEKLWEKVGRLDPFPAHYRGRFSNVQAAIGLAGLQRLPEFIERTRRHAKVYNEMLGGVPGITIPRVPEGRAHVYYQYCPYVPDYLDLVKRCIRRGVDVAPMHVDQCTTMKLFDWKGPASPGAARAMTAVQMPVYESLSDQEVERIGRLVCEQVKQR, translated from the coding sequence ATGGCTGCGATCTGCCGGTTCGGCATGCGGGTGGTCCCGAACACTTCGGAGATCATCGCGGAGTGCCGCAACAAGAAACAACTGGTCCAGGGACCGCACATCGCGGAATTCGAACACGAGTTTCTCCGCGTACTTGGCGGCCGCGGCCACGTCCGCGCGGTGTCCACCGAATACGGGCGGATGGCGCTCTACTTCATTCTGAAGGCGCTCGACATCCCGGCCGGGTCCGAGATCATCGTGCCGGCGCTCACTTTCTGGGTGGTACCTGAAATCACGCGTGCCGTGGGTCTGAAGCCGGTGTTTGCCGACATCGATCCGCACACCTTCACCATGGACCCGAAGGCGGCGGAGCGCGCTATCACGCCGAATACCCGCGCAATCCTCCCCACCCATCTCTACGGGATGTCGTGCGACATGGCGCCGCTCATGGAACTCGCGAAGAAGCACAACCTGAAGGTGATCGAGGATTGCGCGCATTCGCTCGGCGCGACGTACAACGGCAGGCCGGTGGGCACCTCAGGCGACGGCAGCTTCTTCAGCTTCCAGGGATTCAAGCCGCTCAACACTTACGGCGGCGGGCTCGCCTGGGTGCGCGACGCGGACATCGCGAAGAAGGTATGGGAGTTTGCGGAGGCCGAAGAGTGGCCGGCGGGGAAGCGCATCGAAGGCATCCTGCGCACCGGCTGGTGGCAGCACACCTTCATCCGCCCGCGCGTGTTCACGTTTTCGGTGTTTCCGGTGTGGTACGCCGCGTCCTTTACCGGCTCGAAACCGGAGGAGAAGCTTTGGGAAAAGGTGGGACGGCTGGATCCCTTCCCCGCGCATTACCGCGGAAGGTTCTCGAACGTGCAGGCCGCGATCGGCCTCGCGGGACTCCAGCGCCTGCCGGAGTTCATCGAGCGCACGCGCCGCCACGCGAAGGTCTACAACGAGATGTTGGGCGGCGTGCCCGGCATCACCATCCCGCGCGTTCCCGAAGGACGCGCGCACGTCTACTATCAGTACTGCCCCTACGTGCCCGACTACCTCGATCTCGTGAAGCGCTGCATCCGCCGCGGCGTCGACGTCGCTCCCATGCACGTCGACCAATGCACCACGATGAAACTGTTCGACTGGAAAGGACCTGCGTCGCCCGGCGCCGCCAGGGCGATGACCGCCGTGCAGATGCCGGTCTACGAATCCCTTTCCGATCAGGAAGTCGAACGCATCGGCAGACTTGTCTGCGAGCAGGTAAAACAGCGCTAA
- a CDS encoding Spy/CpxP family protein refolding chaperone, with protein MKRILCVTVAILTLSAGAFAQRGNPGNGLKNALGLTDAQVSAIKSIVQNAQPTLQADQAAIRQDRQTFNTLVSTASPVAQDIGNAAIALHTAEAKQKADETALLNQVKQQLTTEQLQKLDTIQAAGGGRGQSLLDLGRQGRGPRGQ; from the coding sequence ATGAAACGAATACTTTGCGTGACAGTGGCGATTTTAACGCTCTCGGCTGGCGCATTTGCGCAGCGGGGAAATCCTGGCAACGGGCTCAAGAATGCCCTGGGTTTGACGGACGCACAGGTCTCGGCCATTAAGTCCATCGTCCAGAATGCTCAACCGACATTGCAGGCGGATCAGGCGGCCATCAGACAGGACCGGCAGACCTTCAATACATTGGTCAGCACGGCTTCGCCGGTGGCGCAGGACATAGGAAATGCCGCGATCGCGCTGCATACGGCCGAAGCGAAGCAGAAGGCGGACGAAACGGCCCTACTCAATCAGGTGAAGCAACAGCTGACCACGGAGCAGTTGCAAAAGCTCGACACGATCCAGGCCGCCGGCGGAGGCAGAGGACAGTCGCTGTTGGACCTGGGGAGACAGGGACGGGGACCGCGGGGACAATAA
- a CDS encoding S53 family peptidase, with the protein MRTKSLLVLMLVAGGAFRQSPLPVPIHGHLHPLAQRRFDRGRVNELFQLNHVTMMFKPTAVQQAALNTLLEQQQDPSSPNYHQWLTPEQFADRFAMTTAEFEKATAWLQDQGFTIDDRAPSRNWIAFTGSAGLMQRAFNVQIHEFVVSGKMHYAPVNEPSVPAQFAGRVLGFRSLHNFRPKSRLVKGRFTSSLTGNHFIAPDDWATIYDVQSVYNSGINGAGQKIAIVGVSDFEIGDITSFRTASGLPANDPQTIVIPGATDPGITEDVDEASLDVEWAGAVARNANIIFVVNSADPFDSLQYAIAQNLAPVMSVSYGQCEPQWDPADQSSLVAMTQQANAQGITIAVAAGDSGAADCDLDIPASLGLTVDLPAGLPYVTAMGGTELDEAGSVWSTAQTFGNFFGKGSAPVYWSSANNSKNGSALSYIPEIAWNDTLFDGAPVATGGGKSSIFPKPSWQVAPGVPNDNARDVPDISFTASADYDGYLACIQGSCVNGYRGSDNGLVTVGGTSADAPTFAAVVALINQMTGQRQGNVNSTLYRLAVTNRTVFHDILQGGNQIPCRAGTPNCLASGFVGYTAAPGYDLATGLGSVDVGKLLQAWPKNQP; encoded by the coding sequence ATGCGAACTAAGTCTCTTTTGGTTCTGATGCTCGTGGCCGGCGGCGCCTTCCGGCAGTCGCCGTTGCCCGTGCCGATTCACGGACACCTCCATCCGCTGGCCCAGCGGCGCTTCGATCGCGGGCGCGTGAACGAACTCTTTCAATTGAATCATGTGACGATGATGTTCAAGCCTACCGCGGTTCAACAGGCGGCGTTGAATACACTGCTCGAACAGCAGCAGGATCCGTCGTCGCCCAACTATCATCAGTGGCTGACACCCGAACAGTTCGCGGACCGTTTCGCTATGACCACGGCGGAATTCGAAAAAGCCACGGCATGGCTGCAGGACCAGGGCTTCACTATTGATGATCGCGCGCCAAGCCGCAATTGGATCGCGTTTACAGGCTCAGCCGGCCTGATGCAAAGAGCTTTCAACGTTCAAATTCACGAATTCGTGGTGAGTGGAAAGATGCATTACGCGCCGGTTAACGAACCCTCGGTCCCGGCGCAATTTGCCGGCCGCGTGCTGGGATTCCGGTCATTGCATAACTTCCGGCCGAAATCGCGATTGGTCAAAGGGCGGTTCACCTCCAGCCTTACAGGCAACCATTTCATTGCGCCCGACGACTGGGCAACCATCTATGACGTCCAAAGCGTCTATAACAGCGGCATCAATGGAGCAGGCCAGAAGATTGCAATCGTGGGAGTGAGTGATTTTGAGATCGGAGACATCACCTCATTTCGAACGGCTTCGGGCCTCCCGGCGAACGATCCTCAGACCATAGTGATTCCGGGCGCGACCGATCCTGGAATCACCGAGGATGTCGACGAGGCATCGCTGGACGTCGAGTGGGCCGGCGCGGTCGCGCGCAATGCGAACATCATTTTTGTCGTGAACTCGGCGGATCCGTTTGATTCATTGCAATATGCCATCGCTCAGAATCTCGCACCGGTGATGAGCGTCAGTTACGGCCAGTGTGAACCGCAATGGGATCCGGCCGATCAGAGTTCGCTGGTCGCGATGACACAGCAGGCCAATGCGCAGGGCATCACGATCGCGGTTGCCGCCGGTGACAGTGGGGCAGCGGACTGCGATCTGGATATACCGGCGTCACTCGGGCTTACGGTCGATCTTCCTGCCGGGCTGCCCTACGTTACAGCGATGGGCGGCACCGAACTGGACGAAGCGGGCAGCGTCTGGAGCACGGCCCAGACTTTCGGAAACTTTTTCGGAAAGGGGTCGGCGCCCGTGTACTGGTCGAGCGCGAACAACAGTAAGAATGGCTCGGCACTTTCCTACATTCCGGAGATCGCCTGGAACGATACGCTTTTCGACGGAGCCCCTGTGGCAACCGGAGGCGGGAAGAGTTCGATTTTTCCGAAGCCTTCATGGCAGGTGGCGCCGGGCGTCCCGAATGACAACGCGCGGGACGTGCCCGATATTTCCTTCACCGCCTCCGCCGACTATGACGGTTATCTGGCGTGCATCCAAGGAAGTTGCGTCAATGGGTATCGCGGCTCGGACAACGGTTTGGTAACGGTTGGAGGAACGTCCGCCGATGCCCCCACCTTTGCCGCAGTCGTCGCGCTCATCAATCAGATGACCGGTCAGCGTCAGGGCAATGTGAATTCGACGCTATACCGGCTTGCGGTCACCAACAGAACCGTGTTTCACGACATTTTGCAAGGCGGCAACCAGATTCCATGCCGTGCCGGAACGCCGAATTGTCTGGCATCCGGATTCGTGGGGTATACGGCCGCTCCCGGATACGACCTCGCAACCGGCCTGGGATCCGTGGACGTGGGGAAGCTTCTTCAGGCCTGGCCGAAAAACCAGCCTTAG
- a CDS encoding IPT/TIG domain-containing protein encodes MKKYFIFLLVVSSFAGRATAYTLVQSTTGNVPNWLSMPIQFWINQSGSPQISNGSEFQAVQAAFQTWQNVSIANVSFQYMGTTAVPTVGQDGLSVVTFVDSSVPIGLETVAAEFSFYTIDGTGNATMQEADIALSTSLNFSTSAEAGKYDIQSVVTHEVGHLLGLDHSALLSSVMSPYPAPGQLDQRTLSYDDMAGLSEFYSQSSDFSTLGAIGGIVTLGGNGVFGAHVVAVDSNGTPVASVISNSDGSYEIDFLPPGTYKVYAEPLDGPVTEQNIGGTSTSFYTGLQTNFGTTYFGDVSSLTGANSILLTAGRFVSAGNIHVLAAGGPNLTAPANYAVHIPAGGQATLTVGGSGIVVGDSFSASNSGITLGTPVFGGGISSTAPSSAQIPISLSASTALGPKNITVSGSGGTSVLSGGIVIVNPVPSNIQAAPTSGTVNGGTGVSITGQNFRSGAQVYFGGLAASNVQVVDSTTIQAVTPVNAAGPANVVVVNSDGTWGVETSAFTYSTLPPQISSVSPMSGPPATIVVISGSEFSSRLSDVSVRFNGAAGNVVSTSRTSVTALVPFNATTGPITLSVAGQSVTGPAFTVTTPATSTNLAQTTGQFIDASAGTALTFSNNDDAGVLTTIPFSFTLFSKTYEAGSQIAVSTNGWISLDAFTQPQFQSGSLPGSALPPALIAPFFTDLFLPGGANVFVRTAGASPNRQFVVEWMNAGILDSQGNDLGSSVTFEAILFEGSNDIQFIYSSMNGSKSDGSSATIGIQDSSRTQGVLTGYNQSVVSPGTVFSYHFVNGAYTAGLPAMPIDNQYTIPNLGGISLITDGAGTSASTGFATILPSIGNTSPSGVSIFSYKPFGIVVSEAGVPAAAPLLNGRIYAEANGPVNTGLAIANPNNQAATISYYFTDTTGTDSHNGTLTVPANGHVSEFLNDPSLTGVTSFQGTFTFSSNVPVGVIALRENVNQRGEYLMSTLPVTDLSAATAATWNTTALLPHFADGGGWITQVILVNPTNSTISGIITFVTPAGQTIGTTSFSIPQHSSFKQVTPNTSPTLQSGSIQITPSNGSTTPASVAIFSDSNGGGVTESEASVLPTTGTALRMYVEGSGVPGAIGSINSGVALANTSGSTVTVTYSLTDLTGKPLATRSADLPANGQSAQFITDIFQGLTLPVKGVLRVSTSSSAVSVLALRGRYNERGEFLMSTTPPTNEGATPPASSLIFAQIANGGGFTTQFVLFSGTANQTASGDLHLTYAN; translated from the coding sequence TTGAAGAAGTATTTCATCTTTCTACTCGTCGTAAGCTCGTTCGCCGGCCGCGCAACCGCATACACGCTCGTCCAGTCGACAACCGGGAATGTACCGAACTGGCTCTCGATGCCGATCCAGTTCTGGATCAATCAGTCGGGTTCGCCGCAGATCTCGAACGGCAGCGAATTCCAGGCGGTTCAGGCCGCCTTTCAGACCTGGCAGAACGTTTCCATTGCGAATGTTTCGTTTCAATACATGGGAACGACAGCGGTCCCGACCGTCGGGCAGGACGGCTTGAGTGTGGTCACATTCGTCGATAGTTCGGTCCCGATCGGATTGGAAACGGTCGCTGCTGAATTTTCCTTTTACACAATCGACGGTACGGGAAATGCCACGATGCAGGAAGCCGATATTGCGTTGAGCACCTCGCTCAATTTTTCAACCAGTGCAGAGGCGGGCAAATACGACATCCAATCCGTCGTAACGCATGAAGTCGGGCATCTGCTCGGGCTCGATCATTCGGCGCTCCTTTCCTCCGTGATGTCTCCCTACCCCGCTCCGGGCCAGTTGGATCAGCGGACGCTCAGTTATGACGACATGGCAGGCCTTTCCGAGTTCTACTCTCAAAGCTCGGATTTTTCGACGCTCGGCGCTATTGGCGGAATCGTGACGCTGGGAGGCAATGGTGTTTTCGGCGCGCACGTCGTTGCCGTGGATTCGAACGGCACTCCCGTTGCTTCGGTTATTTCCAATTCAGACGGAAGCTATGAGATCGATTTTCTACCTCCGGGAACCTACAAGGTATATGCGGAACCGTTGGATGGACCCGTCACGGAACAGAACATTGGCGGAACAAGTACATCGTTCTATACCGGCCTGCAAACGAACTTCGGCACAACCTATTTCGGCGACGTTTCCAGCCTGACTGGCGCAAACTCCATTCTGCTTACGGCCGGCCGTTTCGTAAGCGCGGGCAATATCCACGTTCTGGCGGCGGGCGGTCCAAACCTGACGGCTCCTGCCAATTATGCAGTGCACATACCGGCAGGCGGCCAGGCTACGCTGACGGTCGGCGGATCCGGCATCGTCGTCGGTGATTCGTTTTCCGCGTCGAATTCCGGAATCACGCTTGGCACTCCCGTCTTCGGCGGCGGCATTTCCTCGACTGCTCCCAGCAGCGCTCAAATCCCGATCTCTCTTTCGGCATCCACCGCTCTCGGACCGAAAAACATTACCGTATCGGGAAGTGGGGGGACGAGCGTCCTGAGCGGCGGCATTGTGATCGTGAATCCCGTGCCGTCAAACATCCAGGCCGCTCCGACCAGTGGGACCGTGAACGGCGGAACCGGCGTCTCCATCACAGGGCAAAACTTCAGGTCCGGCGCCCAGGTCTATTTCGGCGGTCTCGCCGCATCGAACGTGCAGGTGGTGGATTCGACGACGATTCAGGCTGTCACGCCCGTGAATGCCGCGGGACCTGCAAACGTTGTTGTGGTCAACTCCGACGGTACATGGGGAGTGGAGACAAGCGCATTTACGTACTCAACACTGCCCCCGCAGATCAGCAGCGTATCGCCGATGAGCGGTCCGCCAGCGACCATTGTCGTCATTAGCGGTTCGGAATTCAGTTCGCGGCTTTCCGATGTCAGCGTCCGCTTCAATGGAGCGGCCGGCAATGTGGTCAGCACCAGCCGCACGAGCGTCACCGCCCTCGTTCCGTTCAACGCAACGACGGGCCCGATCACTCTAAGCGTCGCAGGCCAGAGCGTGACAGGACCAGCCTTTACCGTCACGACACCGGCCACGAGTACAAACCTGGCGCAGACGACAGGGCAATTCATCGATGCGAGCGCCGGGACCGCTTTGACGTTCAGCAATAACGATGACGCCGGTGTCCTCACGACGATTCCTTTCTCCTTTACGCTCTTCAGCAAAACCTACGAGGCCGGATCGCAGATTGCTGTTTCGACGAATGGCTGGATCAGCCTGGATGCGTTCACGCAGCCCCAATTCCAGAGTGGATCGCTGCCAGGCAGCGCATTGCCGCCAGCCTTGATTGCTCCGTTCTTCACCGATCTCTTTCTGCCGGGCGGCGCAAACGTCTTCGTGCGGACTGCCGGCGCCTCGCCCAACCGGCAGTTTGTCGTGGAATGGATGAACGCCGGGATTCTGGATTCGCAGGGAAACGATCTCGGCTCGTCGGTAACTTTTGAAGCGATCCTGTTTGAAGGCAGCAACGATATTCAGTTCATCTACAGCTCGATGAATGGTTCGAAATCCGACGGGTCCAGCGCAACCATCGGCATACAGGATTCTTCCCGGACTCAGGGCGTTCTGACCGGATACAACCAATCTGTCGTCTCGCCCGGCACCGTCTTTTCATACCACTTCGTCAACGGCGCTTACACCGCAGGCTTGCCTGCTATGCCAATCGATAACCAGTACACGATTCCAAACCTGGGCGGAATATCGCTCATCACCGATGGAGCCGGTACGAGCGCATCAACCGGTTTCGCGACGATCCTGCCCAGCATCGGCAATACCAGTCCGTCCGGCGTATCGATATTCAGCTACAAGCCATTCGGCATTGTTGTCAGCGAAGCGGGCGTTCCGGCCGCTGCTCCGTTGCTCAACGGACGAATCTACGCCGAGGCTAACGGCCCGGTAAATACAGGTCTGGCCATCGCAAATCCTAATAACCAGGCCGCCACCATTTCGTATTACTTTACCGATACCACCGGAACGGATTCTCACAACGGCACGCTGACGGTTCCGGCGAACGGCCACGTTTCCGAATTCCTGAACGATCCGTCGCTCACGGGCGTAACCAGTTTCCAGGGCACTTTCACGTTCAGCTCGAACGTGCCGGTCGGCGTGATTGCCCTCCGTGAAAACGTGAACCAGCGTGGCGAATATCTGATGAGCACGCTGCCCGTGACGGATCTCTCCGCGGCTACCGCGGCTACCTGGAACACCACAGCTCTGCTGCCACACTTCGCCGACGGTGGCGGATGGATAACGCAAGTCATTCTTGTCAATCCGACGAACTCGACGATAAGCGGCATTATCACCTTCGTCACGCCCGCGGGCCAGACGATCGGCACCACTTCATTTTCGATCCCCCAGCACAGCTCCTTTAAACAGGTGACACCGAATACTTCGCCAACACTGCAGTCGGGTTCCATCCAGATCACTCCGAGCAACGGAAGTACGACGCCCGCATCCGTGGCGATCTTTTCGGACAGCAACGGCGGCGGCGTAACGGAATCCGAGGCGTCGGTGCTGCCGACGACCGGGACTGCGCTGCGCATGTATGTCGAAGGATCGGGTGTGCCGGGCGCTATCGGCAGTATCAACAGCGGCGTCGCCCTGGCAAATACGAGCGGCAGCACTGTCACCGTGACTTACAGCCTGACCGACTTGACCGGAAAGCCATTGGCAACAAGGTCCGCCGACTTGCCCGCGAACGGGCAGTCCGCTCAATTCATAACGGATATTTTCCAGGGTCTCACTTTGCCCGTCAAAGGCGTGCTGCGTGTCAGCACGAGCAGTTCGGCGGTTTCCGTTCTCGCCCTGCGCGGGCGGTACAACGAACGCGGTGAGTTCCTGATGAGCACCACACCGCCGACAAACGAGGGCGCGACACCTCCGGCCTCGTCACTGATATTCGCTCAGATTGCGAATGGCGGCGGATTCACCACACAGTTCGTCCTGTTCAGCGGCACCGCGAACCAGACGGCCAGCGGCGATCTTCATTTAACTTATGCGAACTAA
- a CDS encoding long-chain fatty acid--CoA ligase → MAYLPEVFERAAKSNPSATAVVEDTKRWTFAELSGEVDRIAATLQEKVKGDTVGILLLNSQKYVATMLAIWKAGKTAVPLNYLLPPQDLGFIIKDSGMSGLVSSQFFSQALAAVKPLFGDRGVILMADDPGFLAPQEADAPGTYRDPALYLYTSGTTGRPKGVVLTHDNLISNVESCRKAGEFDHRDAFLCLLPFFHTYAITGTVLLPLLNGSKMVLIDRFQPAKVLGLIQEHRISVFLAIPSMYRVLAASEGAFDVSSIRFPISGGEPLPMAILEAFEKRFNVPIFEGYGQTEAAPVVTLNRPGSRKPGTIGQALPGVEVAIWDDQKRVLRAGEVGEIMVRGRNVMSGYHRQPEETAKTISDGWLHTGDLGKIDDEGFITITGRKKDLIISAGENIYPREIEEALSLHPKVKEVAVIGVSDEVRGEVPKAFVIAHEGVTVDEKELRAFCRECLANYKIPKHFDIVTDLPRTPTGKVLKRMLSAKA, encoded by the coding sequence ATGGCCTATCTGCCTGAAGTTTTTGAGCGCGCGGCAAAGTCGAATCCTTCCGCGACCGCGGTCGTGGAGGATACAAAGCGGTGGACATTCGCCGAGTTGTCCGGAGAGGTGGATCGCATTGCCGCCACCTTGCAAGAAAAAGTAAAGGGCGACACCGTCGGTATCCTTCTGCTGAATTCTCAAAAGTACGTCGCCACGATGCTCGCCATCTGGAAAGCGGGAAAAACGGCGGTACCTTTGAATTACCTGCTGCCTCCGCAGGACCTGGGCTTCATCATTAAAGATTCGGGCATGTCCGGGTTGGTATCGTCGCAGTTCTTCAGCCAGGCGCTGGCGGCGGTCAAGCCGCTGTTCGGCGACCGCGGCGTGATTCTGATGGCCGACGATCCCGGCTTCCTGGCGCCGCAAGAAGCGGATGCGCCCGGGACATATCGGGATCCTGCGCTGTATCTCTACACTTCAGGCACGACAGGAAGGCCAAAAGGCGTTGTGCTGACCCACGATAACCTGATCTCGAACGTGGAATCGTGCAGGAAAGCAGGGGAGTTCGATCACCGGGATGCCTTTCTGTGCCTTCTTCCTTTTTTCCACACTTACGCGATCACGGGGACCGTGCTGCTTCCTCTGCTGAATGGAAGCAAAATGGTTCTGATCGATCGATTTCAGCCGGCGAAGGTTCTGGGCCTCATTCAGGAACACCGGATCAGCGTCTTCCTTGCCATCCCCTCGATGTATCGCGTTCTGGCAGCGTCGGAAGGCGCGTTTGACGTGTCTTCTATCCGTTTTCCGATTTCGGGCGGCGAGCCCCTCCCCATGGCGATCCTCGAGGCGTTCGAGAAGCGCTTTAACGTTCCTATATTTGAGGGTTACGGACAGACAGAAGCGGCGCCGGTGGTTACCCTGAACCGGCCCGGCTCCCGCAAACCGGGCACTATCGGCCAGGCGCTTCCGGGTGTGGAAGTGGCGATCTGGGACGATCAGAAACGGGTGCTTCGAGCTGGAGAGGTCGGCGAAATCATGGTCCGGGGACGGAATGTGATGAGCGGTTATCACCGGCAGCCGGAAGAGACGGCAAAAACGATTTCGGACGGCTGGCTGCACACCGGCGATCTCGGCAAGATAGACGACGAAGGATTCATCACCATCACGGGGCGTAAGAAGGACCTCATCATCTCCGCGGGTGAAAACATTTATCCACGCGAGATCGAGGAAGCGCTTTCACTGCATCCCAAGGTAAAAGAGGTCGCGGTGATTGGCGTCTCGGATGAAGTTCGCGGTGAGGTACCGAAAGCCTTTGTCATCGCCCATGAGGGCGTGACGGTGGATGAGAAAGAGTTGCGTGCTTTCTGCCGGGAATGTCTCGCAAACTACAAGATTCCGAAACATTTCGATATCGTCACCGACCTGCCGCGAACGCCGACCGGAAAAGTCCTGAAGCGGATGCTTTCGGCGAAGGCGTAA